In Aquiflexum balticum DSM 16537, a single genomic region encodes these proteins:
- the atpH gene encoding ATP synthase F1 subunit delta — protein MSNIRVASRYAKSLLELAEEHNVLEAVKGDFKTFLSIVDENRSVGLALDSPVINYDKKFNILKLLLGKSANKLTISFFDLVTRKKRSNVLVSTAKEFLRQYNVYKNIQVAEITTTLPLTEDLREEIINLVKEISGLEKVELVEKIDKDLIGGFVLKVGDKLWDDSISGKLRKARMKFAQRYFVKLY, from the coding sequence ATGTCGAATATCAGAGTTGCATCCCGATACGCCAAATCACTTCTCGAACTTGCTGAAGAGCATAACGTGCTTGAGGCAGTTAAAGGAGATTTCAAGACATTTTTATCCATTGTTGATGAGAACAGGTCAGTTGGATTAGCTTTGGATAGTCCGGTGATCAATTATGATAAAAAGTTTAATATCTTAAAATTGTTGCTCGGAAAATCAGCCAATAAATTGACCATTAGCTTTTTTGACCTTGTCACCAGAAAAAAAAGATCCAATGTTTTGGTTTCCACCGCGAAGGAATTTTTAAGACAATATAATGTCTATAAGAATATTCAAGTGGCTGAAATTACCACGACCTTGCCCTTGACAGAAGATCTAAGAGAAGAAATAATCAATCTTGTCAAGGAAATTTCAGGTCTGGAAAAGGTAGAATTGGTTGAAAAGATCGACAAAGACCTCATTGGAGGATTTGTTCTCAAGGTAGGTGATAAACTTTGGGATGATTCTATCAGTGGCAAATTGAGAAAGGCAAGGATGAAGTTTGCACAGAGATATTTCGTTAAATTATACTAG
- the atpF gene encoding F0F1 ATP synthase subunit B, with translation MGLITPGLGLIFWSALGFLIVLFLLSKYAWKPILAALDEREKSIEEALKSAEIARNEMANLKAENERIIHEAKIERDKMLLQASETSKQMVEEAKDLAAKEGQLMLEKAKAAIETEKLAALEELKVQVGILSLAVAEKLLKRNFTSDASQQKLVEELVKDIKLN, from the coding sequence ATGGGACTCATTACACCTGGATTGGGATTGATATTCTGGTCCGCCCTTGGATTTTTGATCGTTCTTTTCCTGCTTTCGAAGTATGCCTGGAAACCAATTCTTGCGGCATTGGACGAAAGGGAAAAAAGCATTGAAGAAGCACTGAAATCAGCAGAAATTGCCAGAAATGAAATGGCCAATCTTAAAGCGGAAAATGAAAGAATAATTCATGAAGCCAAGATTGAAAGAGATAAAATGTTGCTTCAGGCCAGCGAAACTTCCAAACAAATGGTAGAAGAAGCAAAAGATCTGGCTGCAAAAGAAGGACAATTGATGCTTGAAAAGGCAAAAGCTGCCATCGAGACAGAAAAACTTGCCGCCTTGGAAGAGTTAAAAGTCCAGGTAGGTATCTTATCATTGGCAGTGGCAGAGAAATTATTGAAAAGAAACTTTACTTCTGATGCTTCCCAGCAAAAACTGGTTGAGGAATTGGTGAAGGATATCAAGCTAAATTAA
- the atpE gene encoding ATP synthase F0 subunit C has translation MLTSILLTAGFALMGAGIGAGIVAIGAGLGIGRIGGQAMEGIARQPEAAGKIQTAMLIIAALIEVVSLFAVVVCLLIALGDYTF, from the coding sequence ATGTTAACTTCAATCTTATTAACTGCCGGATTTGCACTGATGGGTGCTGGTATCGGAGCCGGAATTGTCGCAATAGGCGCAGGTCTGGGTATTGGTAGAATCGGTGGTCAAGCAATGGAGGGCATTGCCCGTCAGCCTGAAGCAGCTGGAAAAATCCAGACTGCCATGTTGATCATTGCAGCTCTTATTGAGGTGGTTTCTTTGTTTGCGGTAGTAGTTTGTCTACTTATCGCATTGGGAGATTACACTTTCTAA
- the atpB gene encoding F0F1 ATP synthase subunit A, which translates to MVRKFLCLSILISVFWLGFSNVVSAAGDEESKTGFILPHVMDNYEWHFATIGHTHITLPLPVIIYSPDQGLEFFLSSNFQNHETHKFGKEYGVSGYYIDENYQLGALDESRTFYDFSITKNVTMMFIVIAVLLFLMLNSAKFYKKNPGTAPKGIASFIEPIVIFVRDEIALPNIGHKKYLKFTPYLLTLFFFIWVGNLLGLFPEAANFTGNIALTFTLAIFTFIITNVNGNKDYWKHVFATPGVPVPLLLIIVPVEIIGLFTKPFALMVRLFVAITAGHIVILSFIALIFVFESLAVGVASTIMVVFINFIEILVATIQAYVFTLFSAMYIGLAVAEHDHH; encoded by the coding sequence ATGGTCCGTAAATTTCTTTGCCTAAGTATTTTAATATCAGTATTTTGGCTAGGTTTTTCAAATGTCGTTTCGGCGGCAGGTGATGAAGAGAGTAAGACAGGTTTTATCCTACCCCACGTAATGGATAATTATGAGTGGCATTTTGCTACAATTGGGCATACCCATATTACCCTTCCTCTACCAGTTATTATCTATTCCCCGGATCAAGGTTTGGAATTCTTCCTTTCTTCAAATTTTCAGAATCACGAAACACATAAGTTCGGTAAAGAATACGGAGTCAGCGGCTACTATATTGATGAGAATTATCAATTGGGTGCTTTAGATGAGTCAAGGACTTTTTACGATTTTTCGATCACAAAGAACGTGACCATGATGTTTATTGTGATTGCTGTATTGCTTTTTCTAATGCTTAATTCAGCTAAATTTTACAAGAAAAATCCAGGTACTGCACCAAAAGGAATTGCTTCATTCATTGAACCAATAGTCATTTTTGTGAGGGATGAAATCGCATTGCCGAATATTGGCCATAAAAAATACCTGAAATTTACACCATATCTATTGACTTTGTTTTTCTTTATCTGGGTAGGAAACCTTTTGGGCCTATTTCCTGAAGCGGCAAACTTCACCGGAAATATTGCCTTAACTTTCACTCTTGCCATTTTTACTTTTATTATTACAAACGTCAATGGAAATAAAGATTACTGGAAACACGTCTTTGCAACACCCGGAGTACCGGTTCCATTATTGTTGATCATCGTTCCTGTAGAAATCATTGGTTTGTTTACCAAGCCCTTTGCCTTGATGGTCCGACTTTTTGTTGCGATCACCGCAGGCCACATTGTTATCCTGAGTTTCATTGCCCTGATATTTGTATTCGAATCATTGGCTGTTGGAGTTGCAAGTACTATAATGGTAGTATTTATCAATTTTATAGAAATATTGGTCGCCACCATACAAGCCTATGTATTTACCCTGTTTTCTGCTATGTATATTGGTTTGGCAGTGGCGGAACATGATCATCATTAA
- a CDS encoding AtpZ/AtpI family protein, whose product MVLFSTANVRLQHPLNPWSYPNPIKVTESQKNKSPHSNAYLKYIGLSFQLFTVIGLGTWFGWYVQQKSQMKFPIWLLLFCLLSIIVAFYHLYITMKNDQKPEDEHKK is encoded by the coding sequence ATGGTGCTGTTTTCAACGGCAAATGTCAGATTACAACATCCTCTCAATCCATGGTCGTATCCAAATCCAATCAAAGTGACGGAGAGCCAAAAAAACAAATCGCCTCACTCTAATGCTTACCTCAAGTACATAGGTCTATCCTTTCAGCTTTTTACGGTAATAGGTCTAGGTACTTGGTTTGGTTGGTATGTGCAACAGAAAAGCCAGATGAAATTTCCCATCTGGCTTTTATTGTTTTGCTTACTCTCAATAATAGTAGCTTTTTACCATTTATACATCACAATGAAAAACGATCAAAAACCAGAGGATGAACATAAAAAGTAA
- a CDS encoding bactofilin family protein: MFNNKTTTTEKKSAVEMVNSTNVISKETRIVGDIDAAGNIRIEGQLEGIVQSKTKIVIGESAIIKGNISAPDAEISGKVEGEVFCTGSLYLNKTAVVTGNITTQKLIVENGAVFNGKCQITTSSQSMVVSKSNQSDGEPKKQIASL; the protein is encoded by the coding sequence ATGTTCAACAACAAAACAACAACAACCGAAAAAAAATCTGCCGTAGAGATGGTCAATTCCACCAATGTAATTTCAAAGGAAACCAGAATCGTGGGAGATATCGATGCGGCAGGCAATATCCGCATTGAGGGACAACTTGAAGGAATTGTTCAATCCAAAACAAAGATTGTTATCGGAGAATCTGCAATCATTAAAGGGAATATTTCAGCCCCTGATGCAGAAATCTCAGGCAAAGTAGAAGGAGAAGTTTTTTGCACCGGCAGCTTGTATCTGAATAAAACCGCTGTGGTCACAGGTAACATTACTACCCAAAAACTGATTGTTGAAAATGGTGCTGTTTTCAACGGCAAATGTCAGATTACAACATCCTCTCAATCCATGGTCGTATCCAAATCCAATCAAAGTGACGGAGAGCCAAAAAAACAAATCGCCTCACTCTAA
- a CDS encoding M23 family metallopeptidase — protein sequence MSLKKKIANWLTAKYLFVIRKEQDFSVLGSFNISFGRIILLFSFLFIIIFGLSLLMSKTILRQWFDPVFIESENTAKIIVLSDIVDSLSLAVRQKDLYLANLQKVIAGESDFEFMETEDSLNLAGSKRENNFEPSEATISILKEFEGVPLDFSGQIETSTNTFTETFFFSPIKGVLTAGFDPQNNHYGVDIVAKENEPVKAITDGTVILATWTLETGYIISIQHSNELISIYKHNSVLLKKIGDVVRGGEIISIIGNTGELTSGQHLHFELWYKGTPLNPQKFITFD from the coding sequence TTGAGTCTAAAGAAAAAAATAGCAAACTGGTTGACGGCAAAGTATCTTTTTGTCATCAGAAAAGAACAGGATTTTTCTGTTTTAGGATCTTTCAATATATCTTTTGGAAGAATCATATTACTCTTTTCTTTTTTGTTCATTATCATATTCGGACTTTCTTTGTTGATGTCCAAAACTATTCTGAGACAATGGTTTGATCCTGTATTTATTGAGTCTGAAAACACGGCCAAAATAATTGTTTTGTCTGATATCGTTGACTCTCTTTCTCTGGCTGTTCGTCAAAAGGATCTATATTTGGCCAATTTACAAAAGGTGATTGCAGGAGAAAGTGACTTCGAATTCATGGAAACAGAGGATTCACTAAATCTGGCAGGGAGTAAAAGGGAAAATAACTTTGAACCCAGTGAAGCCACTATAAGTATTTTGAAGGAGTTTGAAGGTGTACCATTGGATTTTTCCGGCCAAATAGAAACTTCTACCAATACCTTTACGGAGACTTTTTTCTTTTCACCCATCAAAGGGGTGTTGACTGCCGGTTTTGATCCCCAAAACAACCACTATGGAGTGGATATCGTAGCCAAAGAAAATGAACCGGTAAAGGCCATAACGGATGGAACAGTAATTCTGGCTACATGGACATTAGAGACTGGATATATCATCAGCATCCAACATTCAAACGAATTGATTTCTATTTATAAACATAATTCGGTATTATTGAAGAAGATTGGTGATGTGGTCCGTGGAGGAGAAATCATTTCCATCATTGGAAATACAGGAGAATTGACCTCAGGACAGCATCTTCACTTTGAACTTTGGTACAAAGGTACCCCACTTAATCCCCAAAAATTCATAACATTCGATTAG
- the porW gene encoding type IX secretion system periplasmic lipoprotein PorW/SprE: MNRTKNIFYFFFALVVISCSSERNTFTNRLYHNTTAKYNAYFYANAKIEELEEGIRLNHREDFSQVLPVFYTVDSAFIEQNEELLTEVKDFASKAIDWHRISKWKDPSYFLIGMADYYNAKFDDASNTFRYLNVNSKNKKIRHQSLIQLMHLFTDLKNFDDATYVIDYLSKESGISRENKFQLYKTLAYYYDSREDVNGKVGSLDMALGFTKDKKEKSRINFILAQLYQREGMDALAYDFYQESLKGNPPYERSFFALLYAQQVAELNKTKDIKRVRSYFDDLYNDSKNKDLKDVILYEKALFELKQNELELAEALLIRAAKEEGSNPIQKGYIYEKLAEISFDVKNDFRAAKFYLDSAMVHFRPTDPPYDFIVARKEILDRYVEHYDIVTKYDSLIQLSGMSREEQEMIAEAFIKKEEERLLNEATEKDKSKSSTGIFDNLLAFTGRGSGESFYFDNAQALQQGSIDFYRNWGNRTLQDNWRRNVQNFQSTATAPNNVQINETDGELTDEETDENPLLSQIPEIETLLAAIPSDPEKINSMKLDLEKAYFEVGKILFFDLKVPDISIEYLESLITKYPNTIKKPEAYYILYLANKESGGNSEIFVQRLNREFPESPFTMAVNNPDGSTGNQAYLESSRNYKEAYELYYNNQYSESRKIIRTTLEAHPLTKNTDKLMLLDIMISGKIDDTNRYKERLENYIQTVENNDLTNMARNMLAALTGENLQTDESDTADLVDELEEETTKEEDAALEETEEEDSPYEVNPNQTHIFVIVLEAEKAKDSKNLLADLESFHSQNFASSRLRTGNMNLSRENVIFIVSPFNNAERGIAYLEKFVNDFQTPSISADDKANSFLISIENFQELNKRKNLDEYRNFYKKAYQ, from the coding sequence ATGAACAGAACCAAAAACATCTTCTATTTCTTTTTTGCCCTTGTGGTAATATCCTGTTCCTCCGAGCGGAATACTTTTACCAATAGATTATATCACAATACAACGGCCAAGTATAATGCTTATTTCTATGCAAATGCTAAAATTGAGGAATTGGAAGAAGGAATTCGCCTTAATCACCGAGAAGACTTCAGTCAGGTGCTGCCTGTTTTTTATACCGTAGACAGTGCATTTATTGAACAGAACGAGGAACTGTTAACTGAAGTAAAGGATTTTGCCTCCAAAGCAATAGACTGGCATAGGATTTCCAAATGGAAAGATCCCAGTTATTTTTTAATAGGGATGGCAGACTATTACAATGCTAAATTTGATGATGCTTCCAATACATTCAGGTACCTGAATGTCAACAGTAAGAATAAAAAAATAAGGCATCAAAGTCTGATTCAGTTGATGCATTTGTTTACTGACCTCAAAAATTTTGATGATGCGACCTATGTGATTGATTATCTTTCAAAGGAATCAGGGATAAGTAGGGAAAATAAATTTCAACTCTATAAAACCCTGGCCTATTATTATGACAGCCGAGAAGATGTCAATGGCAAAGTGGGCTCATTGGACATGGCTCTTGGTTTCACAAAAGACAAAAAGGAAAAATCCAGAATCAATTTCATACTGGCCCAACTTTATCAAAGAGAGGGAATGGATGCTTTGGCATACGACTTTTATCAGGAGTCTCTAAAAGGAAACCCTCCTTATGAAAGAAGCTTTTTTGCCCTGCTTTATGCGCAGCAAGTAGCTGAATTGAACAAAACCAAAGATATCAAACGCGTAAGGAGTTACTTTGATGACTTATACAATGACAGTAAAAACAAAGATCTTAAAGATGTTATCCTATATGAAAAAGCCCTTTTTGAATTAAAGCAAAATGAATTGGAATTGGCCGAAGCTCTTTTGATCAGAGCTGCAAAGGAAGAAGGCAGTAATCCAATCCAAAAAGGCTATATCTATGAGAAGCTTGCCGAAATCAGTTTTGATGTCAAAAATGACTTCAGAGCGGCAAAATTTTACCTTGACAGTGCCATGGTTCATTTTAGGCCCACCGACCCCCCTTATGACTTTATTGTGGCGAGAAAAGAAATCCTTGACAGGTATGTAGAGCATTATGATATAGTCACCAAATATGACAGCCTTATTCAACTCAGTGGAATGAGCAGGGAAGAACAGGAAATGATTGCCGAAGCGTTTATCAAAAAAGAAGAAGAAAGACTACTCAATGAAGCCACTGAAAAAGATAAATCAAAAAGCAGCACGGGCATTTTCGATAATTTACTTGCATTTACAGGAAGAGGTTCCGGAGAATCATTTTATTTTGATAATGCCCAGGCACTCCAACAGGGCTCAATTGATTTTTACAGGAATTGGGGAAACAGAACATTACAGGACAATTGGCGTAGAAATGTCCAAAATTTCCAATCCACCGCTACTGCGCCAAATAATGTTCAGATCAATGAAACGGATGGGGAATTAACTGATGAGGAGACTGATGAAAACCCTTTACTTTCGCAGATTCCGGAAATAGAAACACTTCTTGCTGCAATACCCAGTGATCCTGAAAAAATCAACAGCATGAAACTTGATTTGGAAAAGGCTTATTTTGAGGTTGGTAAAATCCTGTTTTTTGACTTGAAAGTACCTGACATCAGTATTGAATATCTGGAAAGCCTTATTACCAAATATCCAAACACCATCAAAAAACCTGAAGCTTACTATATACTTTATCTGGCAAACAAAGAATCCGGAGGAAATTCAGAAATATTTGTCCAACGGTTAAATCGGGAATTCCCGGAGTCACCTTTCACCATGGCAGTGAACAATCCTGATGGAAGTACCGGAAATCAGGCATATCTTGAATCTTCCAGGAATTATAAGGAAGCTTATGAATTGTATTATAATAATCAGTACTCAGAATCCAGAAAAATTATCCGTACCACTCTGGAAGCTCATCCACTGACCAAAAACACAGATAAATTGATGCTCCTCGATATAATGATTTCCGGAAAAATAGATGATACCAACAGATATAAGGAAAGGTTGGAAAATTATATCCAAACTGTAGAAAACAATGATTTAACAAATATGGCAAGAAATATGCTTGCTGCATTGACAGGTGAAAATCTCCAAACGGATGAGTCAGATACTGCGGACCTAGTCGATGAACTCGAAGAGGAAACAACAAAAGAGGAAGACGCGGCACTCGAAGAAACCGAAGAGGAAGATTCTCCCTACGAGGTTAATCCTAACCAAACACATATATTTGTGATTGTCTTGGAAGCTGAAAAAGCAAAAGATTCAAAAAATCTATTGGCAGATCTGGAAAGTTTCCACAGTCAAAATTTTGCAAGTTCACGATTACGGACCGGTAATATGAACTTAAGCAGAGAAAATGTCATTTTCATAGTAAGCCCATTCAATAATGCCGAAAGAGGTATTGCCTATCTTGAAAAATTTGTAAATGATTTTCAGACACCTTCAATTTCGGCTGACGATAAAGCCAATAGTTTCCTTATTTCCATTGAGAATTTTCAGGAACTCAACAAAAGAAAAAATCTTGATGAATACAGAAATTTCTATAAAAAAGCCTATCAATAA
- a CDS encoding penicillin-binding protein 1A gives MTQKIIRTIWIIFAAGLIGFILFVMAVSANFLGLFGELPNFKELENPQSELASELYSSDGLLLGNYFRENRTPVTYSELAPNLVQALIATEDVRFEKHSGIDLQSMGRVLFKSLILRQSAGGGSTLSQQTAKNLFKTRNMESQGVLSKVPGLKMLIIKTKEWIVAAKLEKSYTKDEILTLYLNTSEFGSNAYGIKTASKTFFNKEPSELSVQESATLVGLFKAPSYYSPVFNPENSLRRRNTVLGQMEKYGMLSKMEYDSISNLPLELDYKVENQNQGLATYFREVLKADLIKWTKENLKADGTPYDLFGDGLKIYTTIDSRMQRYAEESVQEHMRELQKKFEKEMGNRDPWLDNNGQVIPNFLETQVKRTEAYRNLVKRYGTSTDSINIKLNEKKRMKVFSWEFGELDTLMSTMDSLRHYKKHLQTGFVSMDPKTGHIKAWVGGINHKHFKFDHVKQSKRQPGSTFKAFVYAAAIENGYSPCYTVIDQPIEINIPGQPTWTPKNADGKFSYEKMSIRLAMAQSVNSVSAYMMKKLGPRIVVETAHRIGIVSDLEEVPALALGTSDVSVLEMVGAMGTFVNEGEHIVPFYIDRIEDKNGNLLQQFTPKKKPAMSKEHAYLMIHMLKGGFEEERGTSQGVPWTLRDEGNELGGKTGTTQNASDGWYMGLSKDLVSGAWVGGDDRAIHFRSWTLGQGGQTARPIWVKFMSKVYADKTLGITKGPFPRPDRPLSVEIDCEKYQLESSRFTDFEYDQSKNDF, from the coding sequence ATGACCCAAAAAATAATAAGAACAATTTGGATAATCTTTGCTGCAGGACTCATAGGGTTTATCCTGTTTGTAATGGCAGTCAGTGCAAATTTTTTGGGGCTTTTTGGTGAATTGCCCAATTTCAAGGAATTGGAAAACCCCCAATCCGAATTGGCCTCAGAATTATATTCTTCAGATGGATTGCTTTTGGGAAATTACTTCAGAGAAAACCGTACTCCGGTGACTTATTCCGAACTCGCCCCAAACCTTGTACAGGCATTGATTGCGACTGAAGATGTCAGGTTTGAAAAACATTCAGGAATTGACCTTCAGAGTATGGGGAGAGTGTTGTTTAAATCACTGATACTAAGGCAATCAGCAGGCGGAGGAAGTACACTCAGCCAACAAACCGCTAAAAACCTGTTCAAAACCCGGAATATGGAATCGCAGGGCGTTTTGAGTAAAGTACCCGGATTAAAAATGCTGATTATCAAAACAAAAGAATGGATAGTGGCCGCCAAGTTGGAGAAATCATACACCAAAGATGAGATTCTTACCTTGTATTTAAATACCTCTGAGTTTGGAAGCAACGCCTATGGAATCAAAACAGCTTCAAAAACATTTTTCAACAAAGAACCTTCTGAACTGAGTGTTCAGGAATCCGCTACGCTTGTGGGGCTTTTCAAAGCACCTTCCTACTACAGTCCGGTTTTCAATCCTGAAAATTCTCTGCGCAGGAGAAATACAGTTTTAGGCCAAATGGAAAAGTATGGTATGTTAAGTAAAATGGAATATGACTCCATTTCAAACCTTCCTTTGGAGCTTGACTACAAAGTGGAAAACCAAAATCAAGGATTGGCCACTTATTTCAGAGAAGTGTTGAAGGCAGATTTGATCAAGTGGACCAAGGAAAACCTAAAAGCCGATGGAACTCCCTATGATCTTTTTGGGGATGGTTTAAAAATATACACCACCATTGACAGTAGGATGCAGCGCTATGCCGAAGAATCGGTACAGGAACATATGCGTGAATTGCAGAAGAAATTTGAAAAGGAAATGGGTAACAGAGACCCATGGCTTGACAACAATGGTCAGGTAATTCCAAATTTCCTTGAAACACAGGTTAAACGGACCGAAGCTTACCGTAATTTGGTGAAAAGATATGGTACATCGACTGATTCTATCAACATCAAACTCAATGAGAAAAAAAGGATGAAAGTTTTCTCATGGGAGTTTGGAGAGTTAGATACATTGATGAGCACCATGGATTCTTTGAGACATTATAAGAAACATCTTCAAACCGGATTTGTCTCCATGGACCCGAAAACAGGACACATCAAGGCTTGGGTAGGAGGGATAAACCACAAACATTTCAAATTTGATCATGTCAAACAGAGTAAAAGGCAGCCGGGCTCAACCTTCAAAGCCTTTGTTTATGCAGCGGCCATCGAAAATGGATATAGCCCCTGCTACACCGTAATAGATCAGCCTATCGAAATCAATATCCCTGGTCAGCCAACCTGGACGCCTAAAAATGCAGATGGTAAATTCTCCTATGAAAAAATGTCTATCAGATTGGCAATGGCCCAATCAGTAAACTCCGTCTCAGCTTACATGATGAAAAAGCTTGGACCAAGAATCGTTGTGGAAACAGCACATAGAATAGGAATTGTGAGTGATCTTGAAGAAGTACCTGCCCTGGCATTGGGAACGAGTGATGTATCCGTACTTGAAATGGTGGGCGCCATGGGCACCTTCGTAAATGAAGGCGAGCATATCGTTCCTTTTTATATTGACCGCATTGAAGATAAAAACGGTAACCTGCTACAACAATTTACCCCTAAGAAAAAACCTGCTATGAGCAAAGAACATGCTTATCTAATGATCCACATGTTAAAAGGTGGATTTGAAGAAGAAAGAGGTACAAGCCAAGGTGTCCCATGGACACTTAGGGATGAAGGTAATGAGTTAGGCGGAAAAACGGGAACAACACAAAATGCATCGGATGGCTGGTATATGGGATTAAGCAAAGACTTGGTTTCAGGTGCCTGGGTTGGCGGTGATGATAGGGCCATCCACTTCCGAAGCTGGACACTCGGACAGGGCGGACAAACTGCAAGACCCATTTGGGTCAAATTCATGTCAAAAGTTTATGCCGATAAAACCTTAGGAATTACAAAAGGTCCATTCCCAAGACCAGATAGACCATTGAGTGTCGAAATTGATTGCGAAAAATATCAACTTGAAAGCAGTAGGTTCACAGACTTTGAGTATGATCAAAGCAAGAACGATTTTTAA
- the uvrC gene encoding excinuclease ABC subunit UvrC, with product MQASSYSIEEYHSLPDLPGVYKYFNSENELIYVGKAKSLKKRVSSYFVKSLGLNYKTKRMVKEIRKIEITIVDNEFDALLLENNLIKKTQPKYNILLKDDKTYPYLLLTNEPFPRIYQTRKLIPGKGNFFGPFASVKAMNNVLDLIRNIFTVRTCRLDLSPSKIKEQKYKVCLEYHLGNCLGPCEGLQSEADYLVEIEQAKNILKGNMTIAKAYFKKQMQEAAENLAFEKAHYFKNKLELLEKYHAKSLITTPTITNLDVFGIETDEKTAYVNYLKIKNGSVIITKTVELRKKLDESEAELLLTAIIRLRDQFNSDAQEIIANIPLEEEFEGLNFAVPKIGDKKKLIDLSLKNARYYKKEKLLASGDVSDKKFRVLKQLQSDLSLKDMPDHIECFDNSNIQGTNPVASMVCFLNGKPAVKEYRHYHIKTVEGPNDFASMTEVVGRRYRRIIEEEKPLPKLIVIDGGKGQLSSAVEALKELDIYGQVPIIGIAKRLEEIYFPEDQFPLHIDKKSESLRLIQRIRDEAHRFAITFHRQVRSKNAFGSILTDIDGIGDNTAEKLLSKFKSLKKIREATLEEISSIVGNDKAEKVYNALKEKKSG from the coding sequence ATGCAGGCCTCATCTTATTCCATTGAAGAGTATCATTCCCTCCCTGACTTGCCCGGGGTCTACAAGTATTTCAACAGCGAAAATGAATTGATTTATGTTGGAAAAGCCAAAAGCCTCAAAAAAAGAGTAAGTAGCTATTTTGTCAAAAGTCTGGGTCTGAATTACAAGACCAAAAGAATGGTGAAAGAAATCCGGAAGATTGAAATCACCATCGTAGATAATGAGTTTGATGCATTGTTACTTGAAAATAACCTCATTAAAAAAACCCAACCAAAATATAATATCCTATTAAAGGATGACAAAACCTATCCTTATCTGCTGCTGACCAATGAACCTTTTCCCCGCATTTATCAAACCCGGAAATTGATCCCGGGAAAAGGCAATTTCTTCGGTCCTTTTGCGAGTGTCAAAGCTATGAACAATGTTTTGGACCTGATCAGAAATATTTTTACTGTACGTACCTGCAGGCTTGACCTCAGCCCTTCCAAAATCAAAGAACAAAAGTATAAAGTTTGTCTGGAATACCATTTGGGAAATTGTCTTGGCCCCTGTGAAGGATTGCAATCCGAGGCGGATTATCTCGTTGAGATTGAGCAGGCAAAGAATATCCTGAAAGGAAACATGACTATTGCAAAAGCTTACTTTAAAAAGCAGATGCAGGAAGCAGCGGAAAATCTGGCATTTGAAAAAGCCCATTATTTCAAAAACAAACTGGAATTATTGGAGAAATATCATGCCAAATCCCTTATCACCACTCCTACTATAACCAACCTCGATGTCTTTGGCATAGAAACAGACGAAAAAACAGCCTATGTTAATTACCTGAAAATCAAAAATGGATCTGTCATTATTACCAAGACGGTTGAACTCAGAAAAAAATTAGACGAATCAGAAGCTGAACTTTTGTTGACGGCTATCATCAGGCTTAGAGATCAGTTTAACAGTGATGCCCAGGAGATAATTGCCAATATCCCTCTGGAGGAAGAATTTGAGGGGTTAAATTTTGCGGTTCCAAAAATCGGTGACAAAAAGAAATTGATTGACCTTTCATTAAAAAATGCCAGGTATTATAAAAAAGAAAAGCTCTTAGCTTCCGGTGATGTCAGTGATAAAAAATTCAGGGTATTGAAGCAGCTTCAATCTGACTTATCTCTCAAAGACATGCCGGATCACATTGAGTGTTTTGATAATTCCAATATTCAAGGGACAAACCCTGTAGCCAGCATGGTTTGTTTCCTCAACGGCAAGCCGGCCGTCAAAGAATACAGGCATTATCATATTAAAACGGTGGAAGGCCCAAATGATTTTGCCAGCATGACGGAAGTAGTGGGAAGACGATATCGAAGAATCATCGAAGAAGAGAAACCATTACCAAAGCTTATTGTAATCGATGGAGGCAAAGGCCAGCTATCCTCGGCAGTGGAAGCCCTGAAAGAACTGGACATTTATGGCCAAGTGCCTATTATCGGAATAGCCAAAAGGCTGGAAGAAATATATTTCCCTGAGGACCAATTCCCGTTACATATAGACAAAAAATCCGAATCTTTACGATTGATCCAAAGAATCAGAGATGAAGCCCACAGGTTTGCGATCACATTTCATCGTCAGGTGAGGAGTAAAAATGCTTTCGGTTCCATTTTGACAGATATCGATGGAATTGGAGATAATACTGCGGAGAAGTTGTTGAGTAAATTCAAATCTCTCAAGAAAATCAGGGAAGCAACGCTTGAAGAAATTTCAAGTATTGTAGGGAATGATAAAGCAGAAAAAGTTTACAATGCCTTGAAAGAAAAAAAGAGCGGATAA